One Falco naumanni isolate bFalNau1 chromosome 12, bFalNau1.pat, whole genome shotgun sequence genomic region harbors:
- the RRBP1 gene encoding ribosome-binding protein 1, protein MDVYDPQTLGVMVFGGFMVVSAIGIFLVSTFSMKETSYEEALAKQRKELKTTQQQKKETKKKEKPVEKKGKGKKKEEKPNGKIPEQPLTREARDSPKQVVVKPAVVPEPVTVAPPVATVSVAPQEKEKPAPSPKEKRKKEKKVAKVEPAPSPVLASPPVSVTKSSPVLEVTPKEVPVVAVPPVGTQQSAPVVSSVTIKKSNALPTHEEQKHNGPVKKKAASKKKSEPAPADSDGPLYLPYKTLVSTVSSTVFSEGEAQRLIEILTEKAGIVQDTWHTATQKGDPVTVLKRQLEEKEKQLGTEQEAAAAARNKMRELSKELAAERAKATAVEGKLKEQLLAREQEMAAVQARMQASYQDHVSETQQLQGKIRTLQEQLENGPNTQLARLQQENSILRDALNQTSSQMESKQNAEVAKLRQECSKLMKELSEKSEVLQQEEQQRKSWEIKALALEKQMEQLQASQREVEATLQKRLDEVSDELCRTQTSYKSLLAEAEKAKGQQQSIAELQAKLLSSETEVKSKLLELDNMKGKLQDASLENMRLLERIKSIEALLEAGQMREAEKDRDLQAANEAEMKQLRSRLQEKMDQLSSLEREATELREAMEQQKIKNNDLREKNWKAMEALATVEKVCEEKLLAATKAKEELAQQLDVLQMQTKETLLSVLPGVDVSSQQDYDMWLQELKEKTMDALKQQTIATEPLDSALKLKEAEEAQSTLQAECEQYRAILAETEGMLRDLQKSVEEEEQVWKAKLTASEEELQKSQLQLKPLEDMVEKLKADLQSTDQLKEYTSLLERQLENHLETASSERQNYTKEVEVLRQLLSESQEQLEAAKTETQKQSKELTLLKTQLEQNKTLVEKEQVLRQKLALELEEAQSLACSLQAELEKLRLAENAAAPGTEEAQQLQEKLEKEKKLTKDLGQAATKLQELLKVTQDQLAKERETVKKLKEQLQETGEEESLKEGTSV, encoded by the exons ATGGATGTCTATGACCCTCAGACGCTGGGTGTTATGGTCTTCGGAGGTTTTATGGTGGTATCAGCCATCGGGATCTTCCTGGTGTCCACCTTCTCCATGAAGGAGACTTCTTATGAGGAAGCCTTGGCCAAGCAACGCAAAGAGCTTAAGACGacccagcagcagaaaaaagagacaaagaagaaagagaaacctgttgagaaaaaaggaaaaggaaagaaaaaggaagagaagcctAATGGAAAGATCCCAGAGCAGCCCCTGACTCGGGAAGCAAGGGACTCTCCCAAGCAGGTGGTTGTTAAGCCTGCTGTGGTGCCTGAGCCTGTAACCGTTGCACCTCCGGTTGCAACGGTGTCCGTAGCCCcccaggaaaaggagaaaccTGCTCCGTCACctaaggagaagaggaagaaggagaagaaggtgGCAAAGGTAGAGCCTGCTCCCAGCCCGGTGTTGGCTTCGCCTCCTGTCAGCGTCACCAAAAGTTCTCCTGTCCTGGAGGTGACCCCTAAGGAGGTGCCCGTTGTGGCCGTGCCACCGGTTGGCACACAGCAAAGTGCTCCGGTGGTCAGCTCCGTAACCATCAAGAAAAGCAATGCTCTTCCAACCCATGAGGAGCAGAAGCATAATGGACCTGTCAAGAAGAAAGCTGCATCCAAGAAGAAGAGCGAGCCAG cacctgcgGACTCGGATGGGCCCCTCTACCTGCCCTACAAGACGCTTGTGTCCACAGTCAGCAGCACGGTGTTCAGCGAGGGGGAGGCCCAGCGGCTCATCGAGATCCTGACGGAGAAAGCGGGCATCGTCCAGGACACCTGGCACACG GCCACGCAGAAGGGTGACCCTGTCACTGTCCTGAAACgccagctggaggagaaggagaagcagctcggcactgagcaggaggctgcagccgCTGCCAGGAACAAGATGCGGGAGCTGAGCAAG GAGCTGGCGGCCGAGCGGGCCAAGGCGACGGCCGTGGAGGGCaagctgaaggagcagctgctggcccgCGAGCAGGAGATGGCAGCGGTGCAGGCACGCATGCAGGCCAGCTACCAGGACCATGTCAGCGAAacgcagcagctgcagggcaag ATCCGgaccctgcaggagcagctggagaacGGCCCCAACACGCAGCTGGCTcgcctgcagcaggagaactCCATCCTGAGGGATGCCCTCAACCAGACCAGCAGCCAGATGGAGAGCAA GCAAAATGCTGAGGTGGCCAAGCTACGGCAGGAGTGCAGCAAGCTGATGAAAGAGCTGTCTGAGAAGTCggaggtgctgcagcaagaggagcagcagaggaagagctggGAGATCAAAGCATTGGCCTTGGAGAAGcagatggagcagctgcag GCTTCCCAAAGGGAAGTGGAGGCGACGCTGCAGAAGAGGCTGGACGAAGTCAGTGACGAGCTCTGCAGAACCCAAACCAGCTACAAAAGCTTGTTAGCGGAGGCAGAAAAGGCCaaaggacagcagcagagcattgCTG AACTGCAGGCCAAGCTGCTGAGCTCCGAAACAGAGGTCAAAAGCAAGTTGCTGGAGCTGGACAACATGAAGGGGAAACTGCAGGATGCCAGCTTGGAGAATATGAGACTCCTGGAGAGGATCAAATCCATCGAAGCTCTGCTGGAGGCAGGCCAGATGAGGGAGGCAGAAAAAGACAGAGACTTGCAG GCAGCCAACgaagcagaaatgaagcagCTGCGGTCAAG GCTCCAGGAGAAGATGGACCAACTGTCATCCTTGGAAAGGGAGGCCACAGAGCTGCGAGAGGCGATGGAGCAACAGAAGATTAAAAACAAT GACCTGCGTGAGAAGAACTGGAAAGCAATGGAAGCGTTGGCCACGGTGGAGAAGGTGTGCGAGGAAAAACTACTTGCTGCTACAAAAGCAAAG GAGGAGCTGGCCCAACAGCTGGATGTGCTCCAGATGCAAACCAAGGAGACGCTGCTCTCTGTCCTCCCTGGGGTCGATGTGTCCTCGCAGCAG GATTATGACATGTGGCTAcaagagctgaaggaaaagacCATGGATGCATTAAAGCAGCAGACAATTGCAACAGAGCCACTG GATTCAGCACTTAAATTAAAAGAGGCAGAGGAAGCGCAAAGCACTTTACAAGCAGAATGCGAGCAGTACAGAGCGATCCTTGCAGAGACA GAAGGGATGCTGCGAGACCTGCAGAAGagtgtggaggaggaggagcaggtgTGGAAGGCAAAGCTCACAGCATCTGAAGAGGAACTCCAGAAG TCACAACTCCAGCTGAAACCTCTTGAAGACATGGTGGAGAAGTTGAAAGCAGATCTGCAGAGCACAGATCAG CTAAAGGAATACACGTCTCTTCTGGAAAGGCAACTGGAAAATCACTTGGAGACAGCCAGCTCCGAACGCCAGAACTACACAAAAGAAGTTGAAGTT CTGAGGCAGCTCTTGTCAGAgtcccaggagcagctggaggcagcaaagacagaaacacagaagcagagcaaggagCTGACCCTG TTGAAAACCCAGCtggagcaaaacaaaacactagtGGAGAAGGAGCAAGTGCTGCGGCAAAAGCTGGcgctggagctggaggag GCCCAGAGCTTGGCATGCagtctgcaggcagagctggaaaagctgagactagctgaaaatgcagcagctccaggcacgGAGGAggcccagcagctccag gaaaaacttgaaaaagaaaaaaaattaacaaaggaCCTGGGCCAGGCAGCAACCAAACTACAGGAGCTACTGAAGGTTACCCAGGACCAACTGgccaaagagagagaaacagtgAAGAAGTTGAAAGAACAGCTTCAGGAAACG ggggaagaggaaagttTGAAGGAAGGGACTTCAGTCTGA
- the DSTN gene encoding destrin, producing the protein MASGVQVADEVCRIFYDMKVRKCSTPEEIKKRKKAVIFCLSPDKKCIIVEEGKEILVGDVGVTVTDPFKHFVQMLPEKDCRYALYDASFETKESKKEELMFFLWAPEQAPLKSKMIYASSKDAIKKKFQGIKHECQANGPEDLNRACIAEKLGGSLVVAFEGSPV; encoded by the exons ATG GCATCTGGAGTACAAGTTGCTGATGAGGTATGCCGTATCTTCTATGACATGAAAGTGCGGAAGTGCTCTACACCTGaggaaattaagaaaaggaagaaggctGTCATCTTCTGCCTCAGTCCAGACAAAAAGTGCATTATTGTGGAAGAAGGCAAAGAGATTCTGGTGGGAGATGTCGGTGTGACAGTTACCGACCCTTTCAAGCATTTTGTGCAGATGCTTCCTGAGAAGGATTGCCGTTACGCTTTGTATGATGCAAGCTTTGAGACCAAGGAATCCAAAAAAGAAgagctgatgtttttcttgtg GGCACCAGAACAAGCACCTCTCAAAAGTAAGATGATCTACGCAAGCTCCAAGGATGCAATCAAAAAGAAGTTTCAAG GCATAAAGCACGAATGCCAAGCAAATGGGCCAGAGGACCTCAACCGAGCTTGCATTGCTGAGAAGCTAGGAGGCTCCCTAGTCGTAGCTTTTGAAGGAAGTCCCGTGTAG